The stretch of DNA CCAATAACTCCACTTGAAGGGACAATGTTACCTGATTCCTCATGTACTTCACATAATATAATCAAACATTGCTATTCTGACACTAAGACAATGTGTCACTCCTAAAAAAAAATCCCAGTAAGAACtgcaataataatataatagtaattaaacaaataatcaaatcaagaaCAGATATTCTTCACTTCACTTCTCATTCACACTTGCAACAACACAtaataatcattaattaaaGATAATCAATCCTCAATTTCAATTActgttattataaaattataataatataaggGAAGCAAGCAAACTAAGAAAGAAATTAAAGATGGCATCCAAAGCAATTACAAGCCTTGGGTGTGAATGAACAGAAACCAAAAGGTCTATTGGGAATGTTGCAATTGATAGCATAGCAACAAGGAGAAGGCAAGCAAACCCCTTTTGCTCCACCACAACAGGTACATAGAGCACATATCTTGAAACTTCCTAGCTTTCTTCTGCTAtcattcatcatcatcatctccaTCTTCCCGGCTTCCATCACAGGCACCATTGGAAATGACCCATTTGCTTCCTAATCATAAAAAAACaacctttttcaatttttagaaCTACCCACATGAAAATTCACTAGAAATTTTAGtagagaaacaaaaaaaagCAGCTGGATCAGTGATTAAATTCAAAAAGGTACACATAGATTATGGGTTATGTgggagagagaaagagagagaaaactTACATGGACAAAGCTTGCTTCGCTGACTAAAATGGAAACAAAAATGAGAGAAATAATGAGGCTGTGAGAAGGAAACATGGTTGGTTTGGTCACTGACAAGAGCTTCTTACTCCTAggtttgtgtgtttttttttttaagttactcCTAGGTTTGTGTTTGGAAAAGGGCTACTTGTTAATCTTGTCTTGTATGGATGAGCttcaaatttttgtataaaaaatgactatttggttcctatttatttataaaaatttgagcTTTGTCTTGGTTTTGATTGTGTAGGAGTTGAACTAAACGAAACAAAACTGAATAGCTAGCTTAGGGAAGgaataaaaattagaaaagagAAGACAAATGAATTATGAGTTTGAAGTTGCAAGAGAGGGTTTAAGAAAGAGGAGAAGTAGAAACAAGGGTTTCCTTTAGAAACAGAGGTCACAGGAGAGTGACCTTGTTGTCTAGAAATAAAGAGAAGAGTGacagagaaagaaagaaactaTGAGATTTAAATTAATCGAAAATGTTGAATTCTCTCTCTCCACATCTCACTAAAAAGTAAATCAATGGCACTAACTTCCTTTTTCTCTCTACATTTCAGTTAAATGTGTTttgtcttttgttttttttttttttttgttgagagAAATGTCTTTTGTCGTTGAATACATTTCACTTAAACTGTTAAATGTGTGAACGCAAGAAAACTAATAAAAGCCAAAAAATTTGACTATTGAACCTTAAAGGGTGGGTGTTTGGTTGAGAAAGAAGGAGTTGTGAAATGAGATAAATTGGTTTGATATATTGTTTGTATATAAAAATCAGAGAAAATGAAAGTGATGTAATTTTTCAAttggacaaaataaaaaaaaattacatttagtTGTgtgataattaaaatatattcattatttgaatgatattaattaaattataaaattgaataatttaaaaaattaaaattgaaaattttattatatttcataggtattaattattttacattatagtGTTATATgtcaattcatttaaaatatattatatttttattttataatgatcaattttataaattaataaaaataaagaattaaaactgaaattaaattaaaataataataataataataataataataataataataataataataataataataataNNNNNNNNNNNNNNNNNNNNNNNNNNNNNNNNNNNNNNNNNNNNNNNNNNNNNNNNNNNNNNNNNNNNNNNNNNNNNNNNNNNNNNNNNNNNNNNNNNNNNNNNNNNNNNNNNNNNNNNNNNNNNNNNNNNNNNNNNNNNNNNNNNNNNNNNNNNNNNNNNNNNNNNNNNNNNNNNNNNNNNNNNNNNNNNNNNNNNNNNNNNNNNNNNNNNNNNNNNNNNNNNNNNNNNNNNNNNNNNNNNNNNNNNNNNNNNNNNNNNNNNNNNNNNNNNNNNNNNNNNNNNNNNNNNNNNNNNNNNNNNNNNNNNNNNNNNNNNNNNNNNNNNNNNNNNNNNNNNNNNNNNNNNNNNNNNNNNNNNNNNNNNNNNNNNNNNNNNNNNNNNNNNNNNNNNNNNNNNNNNNNNNNNNNNNNNNNNNNNNNNNNNNNNNNNNNNNNNNNNNNNNNNNNNNNNNNNNNNNNNNNNNNNNNNNNNNNNNNNNNNNNNNNNNNNNNNNNNNNNNNNNNNNNGTCAGTCCTATACCTTTTTAACTTCTCTCTTTCACATTTCTACACACTCTAAAAATGAATTTCTCATACATCTCTCATTTGTTGGATTTGGTTTATGTTATACAatgtaattttagtttatttaaacattattgtaatttaacttaataattttttaaaatagtcgatattaataattagttgtTCATTTTGTTTAGGTGGAGTTGAACTCATTCCTCAAACCATCTTATAACtcctaatttaatttaatggttaatattttttattgtgtgtAATTGTATAATTTTGCTCTTGGAGATAattcatattcaaaattttctaacaGCTACAATGGTATGGTGACTACATGAACCTTGAATTTGAATACTA from Cicer arietinum cultivar CDC Frontier isolate Library 1 chromosome 3, Cicar.CDCFrontier_v2.0, whole genome shotgun sequence encodes:
- the LOC101505966 gene encoding uncharacterized protein, producing MFPSHSLIISLIFVSILVSEASFVHEANGSFPMVPVMEAGKMEMMMMNDSRRKLGSFKICALCTCCGGAKGVCLPSPCCYAINCNIPNRPFGFCSFTPKACNCFGCHL